From a single Micromonospora pallida genomic region:
- a CDS encoding PfkB family carbohydrate kinase translates to MDTTGAGAAFVAALTTGLLRDAPRERVARLAVAAAGATVGRRGGRPALTGEAIAGQLVRIPPR, encoded by the coding sequence GTGGACACCACCGGGGCGGGGGCCGCCTTCGTCGCCGCGCTCACCACCGGGCTGCTCCGCGACGCACCCCGCGAGCGGGTGGCCCGGCTGGCGGTCGCGGCGGCCGGAGCGACCGTCGGCCGTCGGGGCGGGCGGCCGGCGCTGACCGGGGAGGCCATCGCCGGGCAACTGGTCCGGATCCCGCCCCGCTGA
- a CDS encoding DUF2188 domain-containing protein → MKRNEYHVVPDGPGWKVEQGGKQVGRYDTKQGAVDAGRKAAHADEPSQLVVHTADGRIETEYTYRDDPYPPAG, encoded by the coding sequence ATGAAGCGCAACGAGTACCACGTGGTGCCGGACGGTCCGGGCTGGAAGGTCGAACAGGGCGGCAAGCAGGTCGGTCGGTACGACACCAAGCAGGGCGCGGTCGACGCGGGCCGGAAGGCGGCGCACGCCGACGAGCCCAGCCAGCTCGTCGTCCACACCGCCGACGGCCGGATCGAGACCGAGTACACCTACCGGGACGACCCGTACCCGCCGGCGGGCTGA